Part of the Paenibacillus sp. FSL R7-0273 genome is shown below.
GTTCCGGTTCCATAAGCCTCATAATGCAGGTCAAACAGCAGAATGAACCGGATGTAGCCCGGATTAGCGGCAGCATATTCAATCCAGGCGGTTAGCATGGAGACAAGCATCTGTTTGCCGGTCATTCCGGCTTCAGGGGCTTTTTTGATGTATCCGGTCATGTCCCCGAGAATTTCCATCTGCACCTCAAAGACCAGCTCGTCGATCGTCTGAAAATGCTTATAAAAGGTGACCCGGCTTATCCCCGCGAGACTGCATATTTCTTTGACATTTACTCTGAGAAAGCTTTCTTTAATAAAAAGCTCCTTCGCGGCAGCGATTAGGTCCTCACGGTTTCTGGTTTTGAGATTGTTGTGCCAGGTTTCAGTCATGGGCAGCCGTCCGTTCCGGTTTGTTATGTTGGGCATGAGCAGTTAACAGGAGGGCCGAAGCAAGAATGGCCGCGCCTAAAATATAAGGCATATGGATATGCCAGTCAAACAGCTGACCCGCAATAACCGGCCCCAGTATGCTGCCTATGCTTGTATAAGTGGTGTTCAGTCCTGCTGCATAGCCCTGGCGGTCACCGGCAGAGTTGGCGATAATCGTGCTTAAGGTCGGGCGTAAAAAGGCATTGAATGCAAAGAACATACCTGAGACTGCAAGCAGATACCCCAGATTCACCTTAAACAGCATAAGCAGGAGGGCGGCAGCGGTCATCAGTAGAGAGATGCGGATAAGCTTCATTTCACCGAGCTTTTTAATAAAGCGGTCCAGCAGCCATATCTGAACAATAATCCCGATCACCGCACCGACCGTAATCAGCACTGAGATCTGCGCTGCATCATAGCCATACTTCTGTTCCACAAAAAGGGCATACACGGTTTCATAATTCATCAGGCCAAAGGTAATGATTAAGATTAGCAGCAGGTACTGGAAATAGGAGGTGCGGAAGGAATTGCGGATCATGCTGAAAAAGGATTCTCCCTGGCCGCGCGGCTTAGCGGCTGTGCGTGCTGCCTTCGGCAGTGTTTCAGGCATGAAGAAGCACAGCAGCATTGCGATAAATCCCAGTCCTCCGGCAAAAAAATAAGGGACCCGGATACCCAGCTCTGCGATTAGACCGCCCAGCCCGGGACCAAGCACCATTCCCAGATTCATCGCTGCCCCCAGATAGCCCATGCCCTTGGCCCGCGTATCCGGAGTAGTAATATCGGCAACGTAAGCCATATTGGCCGGCACCATGATTCCGACTCCGATCCCGCCGATGAACCGGGCAATGTACAGAACGGCTAAGCTATCTCCGACTGCGAACATGAGGTCGGATATGACAGTCAGCAGCAGACCGGCTATCAGCATCGGCTTCCGGCCCAGACGGTCTGCAAGCTGACCGCCTATCGGCGAGAATATGAACTGGGCTGCCCCGAAAGCAGCAATGAGATAACCGGCAGCAGCCCCGGCTGCATTAAACAGCTTCAGGTATTCAGGTAGTATGGGGATAACCATCCCCTGTCCTAGCAAAGCGATAAAAAGATTCAGCATTAAGATAAATAACGGGAAATTGGCAGATTTAGATAAACTGCGCATGTTGATGCCTCCTTCATTGTTTACACGGTGATAATATTAACACAGTGTAAACCATAATAAGCGATATTCCGGGAACTTACAAGCCCGAATTTGGCCGGCAGGGCAATTCCGGATTATAAACCGCCTGATAAGGGTAAACATTGTTAATTCAAACGCTAACGCAATCCCAAATCCATTAACGGAGGCTGAATAATGACACAACTGAACAGTAACACCGGAGCAGCAATTCTCGGAATGGGTACAGCCCTGCCGCTGTACTCGATAGCACAGGCTGATGTAGCCGAGCTGATTGCCTCGTCGCTGCAGGACAAGCCGGAGCTGGCCCGGTTCGCCAGAAGAGTCTTTAAAGCCTGCGGAGTCGAGAACCGTTATACCGTTGATGACAGCTATCTCGGGACAGCGGATACCTGCCGTTATCTGCCTTCCGGAGACCGGACGGATATACCCACAACGGAAGAACGGATGAAAAAATATCAGCAGGAAGCACCTCCGCTGGCTCTGGAGGCGGCCAAAAGATCACTGCTGGATGCAGGACAGGCTCCCGGCGGGATTACCCACCTGATTACTGTCAGCTGTACCGGGCAATACCTGCCCGGCCTGGATGTGATGCTGATTAAAGAGCTTGGCCTGTCACCGCGGGTGAACCGGCTTCCGTTAATATTCCAGGGCTGTGCTGCCGGATTGAAAGCGATTCAAATGGCCCGTGATGTCGTTCTTGGTGCTCCCGGCTCCAGAGTGCTCGTTGTTTGCGTGGAGCTGTGTACGCTGCATTTTCAGCCGGTAAAGGAACGGGAAGCCTTGTTTGCAGCCTCCTTTTTCGGAGATGCTTCCGGTGCCTGTGTCATCGGTGAGCCAGAGGCCAACCACAAGCATTGCCTCAGCCTGGGCAAAGGGTATTCGGTGCTGCTGCCGGATTCTGCTGAGGATATGACCTGGGAGGTAGGGAACACCGGCTTTGACCTCTACTTATCCCCGCGGATTCCTAAGCTGCTGGGAACCCATCTTGAAGCCGAGCTTGGGCTGCTGATGGGAGACAGCCCGCTTCCGGAGCTGTGGGCCATACACCCGGGCGGACGGGGGATCGTTGACTCCGTACAGGAGGTAATGAAGCTAAGTGATGAACAGACGCGCTACAGCCGGGAAATTCTGCGGACAGCCGGCAATCTGTCCTCGGTGACCATTCTCTTTGTGCTTGAATCGATGCGCCGGGACATGGAAGCCCGTAATGAACCAGCGAAGCAAGGCGTTGCAATGGCCTTTGGTCCGGGCCTGACCGCCGAGCTCATGTCCTTCACCTATGTCCCGGCTTACTCACCGTCCTACCAGGAGGCAGGCCATGCCGTTTTTTAGGACATTGTCGGTCCGGGCCAAAGAGGATGAGCTGATGGATGACTTCTCCATGGGCGGTGAGGAGCTTAGTGAAGCATTAAAGCATCTGCGGCGGCTGAACCGGATTTTTGCAGCTCCCGGCCCCACCAGGGACGGGGTAGAACAGCTCTGGCAGGCCATCGGGCAGCCGCGGAAGCTGAGTATTCTTGATGTAGGCGCAGGCTCCGGTGATGTAAATGTCAAGCTGCTGGAATGGGCAGACCGGAGAGGAATTGAGCTTGCTATTACACTGGTTGATATGACAGAGGAGGCCTGCGCAGAAGCAAGGCGTCTGTTCAGACATGAGCCGAGGGTTAGCGTAATGCGGGCCGATCTGCAGGAGCTAGCCGATGCCTCAGCCGATATTGTGACAGGCTCGCAGTTTGTCCATCATTTTGACGGCCAGCAGCTGGTGGACATGGTGGCGCACATGCGGAGGGCCTCAAGGTATGGTGTGGTGATTAATGATATCCACCGTCATCCGGTATCCTATACGGCAGTGTGGCTAACGACCCGGATGATTTCCCGTAACCGGTATATCCGGCATGACGGGCCATTATCCGTGGCTAAAGGGTTTACGGACAAGGATTGGCAGGAGCTGAAGCATAAGCTTCAGGCCGAAGCGATGACCTATACCTGGAAGCCGCTGTTCCGTTATTCAGTGGTGATCCCTAAGCAGGTGAGCAGCCGATGATGAAGCAGGCAGATGTAATTGTAGCCGGCGCGGGCATAGCCGGGAGCAGCAGTGCCCTTCAGCTGGCCCGCCTGGGGCACCGTACAATCCTGCTGGACCGGCATGAATTCCCCAGACACAAAACCTGCGGGGAATTCATGTCCCCGGAGACACAGGAAATGCTGGAGGTGCTCGGCATCAACCTCACAAGCCGTACGCCGGCTCCGGGAGTGATGGACCGGGCACGCATAATCCTGCCCCACGGCGGGGAGATCGGGGCACCGCTGCCGGGAAATGCTACAGGAATTAGCCGGTATGAGCTTGACCGGATTCTTCATGAGAAGGCACAATCGGCCGGAGCTGAAATTGTAACCAAAGCGGTAATTACCGGTATCCGTAAGCTGGACAATAACAATTACGAAGTAGATACACGGCAGGGGGACAGCAAGGTCTCCTACCAGGCCCGTGCTGTCATCGGTGCCTACGGAACCAAGAAGCCGCGCGGCATAGCCCCGGCTGCAGAAGATACAAGAGATGATACCGTATATATCGGGATCAAATCCCACTACAGGGGTATAACAATCCCGAGGCAGGTGGAGCTGTACTTCTGTGAAGGCGGCTATATCGGGATATCGCCGATTGAAGAGGGGAAGGTAAATGTTGCGGCACTGCTGACTCTGGATTCTGTCCAGGGCAGCGGTAAATCTGTGCAGGAGATACTGCAGACGGCCGCCGGCGGCAATCCCCGGCTGGCCGTGAGGCTCGCAGAGGGAACTGCAGTGCCGGGCACCCAGGTATCCATCGCCCCAGTCCGCTTATCGGATACGCCTGAGCCCTGGTCGGAATTCCCGCATATCGGCGATGCCATGCTGATGATCCCGCCGCTCTGCGGGGACGGGATGTCTATTGCCCTGCGTTCTGCGCTGATCTGCTCAGGCTGGACCGACCGTTACCTCAAGGGAATGATCAGCTATGAGGAGTGGCAGACCGGATATTCGGCGGAAGCGGAAATGACCTTCACCCGGCTGCTTAGACAGGCGCGGAGGATTCAACGGCTGGCTTTTGCCAGAACCAACAGGCTGTACCCCGGACTGGCCCGGATCTTCCCGGGACTGGCCAGATATGTTGTCAAAGCAACGAGACTTCCGGAAACCGGAATGACCCGTTAATAGTCTGCTGCCGGAAGCCGCCTTCGAGGCGGCTTTTTTTGCTGTCATAATGTATTAGCAATAATAATATATTAATAATAAATACTAATTTATTGAATATCGATAAATATCGTGATAAGATACTGACAACCATATTCAAGAGAGGTGTTTAAAATCAGGAATTCCATTACACAGCTGCTGCACTTCGGGTACCATCAGGCGATGAGCTGTATTTTCCCGGTGGCTATATTCGGGACCCTGGCGCTTTCCGGTATTATAGACCTTCCGTTCATCCACCGCTATGATGCCATTCTGCTCATTCTGCTTGCCGTCCAATACCTGATGTACCGCAGCGGACTGGAAACACTGGATGAGATTAAGGTTATCTGTGTCTTTCATATCATCGGCCTGCTTCTGGAGATCTACAAGGTCAGTATGGGCTCCTGGGCATACCCTGAACCGGGCTTCAGTAAAATATTCGGTGTGCCGCTGTACAGCGGATTTATGTATGCCAGTGTGGCAAGCTTCATGTGCCAGATCTGGCGCAGGCTGAAGATGGATATGACCGGCTGGCCGGGCATCGTCCCGGCAGGACTCTTGGGCGGAGCCATTTACCTGAACTTTTTTACCCATCATTTTATTCCGGATTTCCGCTGGTGGCTTAAAGGGCTGGTGCTCCTCGTGTTCTGGCGGACCTGGATCATCTACCGTGTGCGGAATGTTACATACCGGATGCCGCTGACACTGGCGTTTGTAATCGTGGGCTTTTTTATCTGGCTGGCCGAGAACATCGCAACGTTCTTTAATGCCTGGAAGTATCCGGATCAGCATCAGGCGTGGCAGATGGTCGGCTTCGGCAAAATCAGCTCCTGGTTTCTGCTGGTTATTATCAGTGTCATTATCGTTGCTCAGCTTAAGCATGTGAAGGCAGGAAGGGGCAGCTGACTTTTGATAGCTGTCCCTTTATGTAGATATACATAACTTCCTATTACCAGATTTGAGTGGTATGCCGATATAGTCCTAACCAAGATTACTTCTGACTAATGCCAGAATGGAGCGGATATATCAACGAAATGACACTGCAAATTATATTATTATTTGTCCCGTTTCTGTTTCTGTTCGTCCTCGGATTCGAAATTTATCTGAAAAACCCCCGGAACAGGATGAACCGCCTATGTATGCTGCTGATGATCTCGTTCAGCATGTTTTTTCTTGGAGGCTTCTTTGCCAACATGGTTGACCTGGAAGATGCTGTTTATGTATTGGTGTATGTGAAATATATCAGTGTCTTTATTACAATGATGCTGAGCATCTATATGCTGTATTCAATCAGTAAGGTTTCAATTCAAAGGAAGCTTAAGCATATGCTCTGCTTAATGCCGCTGCTGGGCATTCTGCCGGTGGTCAGCAGTGCACCTGAAAGCCTTGTAACGATAAGTCCGGGTCCATACTGGCGGCATGAGCAGCTTGCGCCTGAGCTTCTGGCTGCCATCTTTGTCATTACAGGATATACCTTTATGTTGATGCTTCTGTTCATCGGGAGCGGAACCCGGCAGGGGGCGCGTAGAAAATGGCAGCCTAAAGAGCTTCAGCGTATGGAGTGGATCAAAAAAGGGCTGCTGTTCAGCCTGCTCTGGGCTCTGTTCTGGGCGGTTGTCTCAGCCATTAGTGACGCATTCAGCCCTGGCAGCCTGCTCGGTGAGCTTCCTTACGATACACTTCCGGCTTACTGTATCATGATCTGGGGATTTTTTATCCGGTATGCTGTTGTCCGGTTTGATTTTCTTGCTTCCCCCGGACGGCGGTACGAATTGCTGTTTGCGCTTTCTAAACAGGGGATCGCCCTGATTAACGACAAGGGAATCGCGGTGGAAATGAATAGCGCGTTCCGGACCATGTTCGGCATTATGCTGCTTGAGCCACAAGAGCGGATAAACGTGATGAGATTTCTTCCGCAGGAGCACAAGGCGAGATTAAAGGAAGTGTTCGATAAGTCCTTTGCATCGCAGACCCCCATGCATGCGGAGATGGAGATGATTAATTACGCCGGAGAGCAGATGTTTGTTGAGTTCGACAGCGATTATCTGGAAATTAACGGACAATTATTCTGCTATCTGGTTACACGTGAAATAACAGATAAGAAGCATACGGAGCTCAGGCTCCAGAAGCTAGCCTATCAGGATAATCTGACAGGCCTAGGTAACCGGCTGTTTTTCATGGAGAAATTGGAGGCTGTACTTAGCGAAATGGAAGACAGGGGCGGGCCGGTCGCTGTCCTGCTGCTGGATCTTGATCAGTTTAAGTGGATAAATGACACACTCGGCCATGCCGCCGGAGATATGCTGCTTCAGCATGTGGGGAAACAGCTTGAAGAGGCTTTGCCGCAGACATCGGTTGTAGCCCGGCTGGGCGGAGATGAATTTGCGGTTACGATGCCGGTTGCTGATACAGGTGAGGCCTTTAGCTTTGCAAAAGTGCTTTTGTCCGCGCTGCAGCAGCCAAATAATGTCCTCGGCAAATCCTACACCTTGTCCGCTTCAATCGGGATCAGCATCGCACCTGATGACGGGAGTACCGGCGGGCTGCTGCTTAGCAACTCGGATACTGCCATGTACGCAGCGAAGCAGGCCGGCCGCAACCAGTACAGCAAATATACGCCTGAGCTGAAAGCAATGGCCGAACGCAACCTCTCACTGGTGAACGGGCTGGGATCAGCGCTTACAAACAATGAGTTCTCACTGCATTACCAGCCGCAGGTTGATATCCGTACAAATAAAATCATGGGCGTTGAGGCATTGCTGCGCTGGAGCTCTCCGGAGCTTGGCGCCGTTTCACCGGCACAATTCATTCCTATAGCGGAAGAGACGGGGATGATTACTGCAATCGGTGACTGGGTGCTGAACGATGCCTTCCGGCAGGCGAGGCTGTGGATTGATCAGGGGCATACCGGCATCAAAGTGTCCGTTAACCTGTCTGCGCATCAGCTCAAGGAACCGCTATTTGCCGCGAATATAGACAAGCTGCTGAAGCATTATAAGCTTCCTGCGCACAATATCTGCCTTGAGATAACCGAAAGCACAGCCATATTTGATCCGCAGAAATCGCTGGAAATATGTGAGGAGCTGGTCGAGCTGGGGGTTGTGCTGGCTATTGATGATTTCGGAACAGGCTATTCCTCCTTGAATATGCTGAACCGTTTCCCGTTCGGTTACATCAAGATCGACCGTTCACTCGTCCAGAATATTACAACCCAGCCTAAGGATGCTGCTGTGATTCAGACGATGATCGAATTATCCGGCCGCCTGGATATGCAGGTCATTGCCGAAGGTGTGGAAACCCCGGAACAGCTGTCACTGCTGAAGGCGCTGGGTTGTCATAAGGTTCAGGGCTATCTCTGCGGACGCCCGATGCCTGCCGGGCAGATTACGGATACTCTTAGCGAAGACCTCATTCAGGCATAAAAAAGGCCTGCACGTAAAGTGCAGGCCGCGTAATACTGTTATTTATCAAAGAGTTTAATTCAAAGATGGACTTACATTAAGGCTCTCATCCCGGATATCACCGACGATTTCCTCCAGCAGATCCTCCATCGTCACAATACCGGTAATGGCGCCGGCTGCGTCCGTTACAGCAGCCATATGAACCCGGGTCTGCTGCATTCTCAGCAGCACATCCCGCAGGTTCTTAGTGGCTGGGAACTTCGGAATATCGTGGATATAGGATTGCCAGTTAGTTGCTCTGCCGGCGGCGATGCTGGTCAGCATCTCCTTGGTGTTCACATATCCGCTGTACCGTCCGCTTCCATCGGCAGCAATTACAGGATAACGGGTATAATCATGTACGCCAAGCACCTCGATCAGCTGCTCAACAGACATGCCAGCCTGCAGTGTAACCACGTTGGATACCGGTACAATAATTTCACCCAGCGTCCGCTCATCGAAGGCAAAGATGTTGTTCAGGTAGACCAGTTCCGTTTTGTTAATTTCGCCGCTTTCATAGCTCTGATCAACAATCCATTTCAGCTCTTCCTCGGAATGGACCGTTTCATGGCCGGCAGGCTTCACTCCGAAGATACGAAGCAGCAGCCGGGCGGAGCCGTTAAGAGCTGTAATGAACGGATACGTGATTTTACCGAACCAGAACAACGGGGGAGCCAGCAGCAGCGTCATTTTCTCGGCATACTGGATGGCAAGGGTTTTAGGTGCAAGCTCTCCGATAACCACATGCAAAAAGGTGATGATCGACAATGCAATCAGGTAAGACAGCAGGGTAGACAATGCCGCCGGGACGCCCATCTGGTCAAACAGCGGATGCAGAATCCGTTCAACCGTCGGCTCACCCAGCGCCCCGAGCACCAGTGCGGTAATGGTTATACCGAGCTGGCAGGCGGACAAATAGTAGTCGAGATCATGTGCCACCTTTTTGGCGGTTATTGCTTTTTTGTTGCCTTCACTAATTAACTGGTCGATACGTGACATACGTACTTTTAGAATCGCAAACTCGGCTCCGACAAAAAAAGCGGTAA
Proteins encoded:
- a CDS encoding TetR/AcrR family transcriptional regulator, which encodes MTETWHNNLKTRNREDLIAAAKELFIKESFLRVNVKEICSLAGISRVTFYKHFQTIDELVFEVQMEILGDMTGYIKKAPEAGMTGKQMLVSMLTAWIEYAAANPGYIRFILLFDLHYEAYGTGTALKSQYEAFIGREKEQHFLLNALETGVKDQSLLPDPELLETAHFIFTSMMALLQKMCMTVGDGSRTAPQDIRVASRFAELLVAHLSAGAKAE
- a CDS encoding MFS transporter, which gives rise to MRSLSKSANFPLFILMLNLFIALLGQGMVIPILPEYLKLFNAAGAAAGYLIAAFGAAQFIFSPIGGQLADRLGRKPMLIAGLLLTVISDLMFAVGDSLAVLYIARFIGGIGVGIMVPANMAYVADITTPDTRAKGMGYLGAAMNLGMVLGPGLGGLIAELGIRVPYFFAGGLGFIAMLLCFFMPETLPKAARTAAKPRGQGESFFSMIRNSFRTSYFQYLLLILIITFGLMNYETVYALFVEQKYGYDAAQISVLITVGAVIGIIVQIWLLDRFIKKLGEMKLIRISLLMTAAALLLMLFKVNLGYLLAVSGMFFAFNAFLRPTLSTIIANSAGDRQGYAAGLNTTYTSIGSILGPVIAGQLFDWHIHMPYILGAAILASALLLTAHAQHNKPERTAAHD
- a CDS encoding type III polyketide synthase; the protein is MTQLNSNTGAAILGMGTALPLYSIAQADVAELIASSLQDKPELARFARRVFKACGVENRYTVDDSYLGTADTCRYLPSGDRTDIPTTEERMKKYQQEAPPLALEAAKRSLLDAGQAPGGITHLITVSCTGQYLPGLDVMLIKELGLSPRVNRLPLIFQGCAAGLKAIQMARDVVLGAPGSRVLVVCVELCTLHFQPVKEREALFAASFFGDASGACVIGEPEANHKHCLSLGKGYSVLLPDSAEDMTWEVGNTGFDLYLSPRIPKLLGTHLEAELGLLMGDSPLPELWAIHPGGRGIVDSVQEVMKLSDEQTRYSREILRTAGNLSSVTILFVLESMRRDMEARNEPAKQGVAMAFGPGLTAELMSFTYVPAYSPSYQEAGHAVF
- a CDS encoding methyltransferase domain-containing protein; translation: MPFFRTLSVRAKEDELMDDFSMGGEELSEALKHLRRLNRIFAAPGPTRDGVEQLWQAIGQPRKLSILDVGAGSGDVNVKLLEWADRRGIELAITLVDMTEEACAEARRLFRHEPRVSVMRADLQELADASADIVTGSQFVHHFDGQQLVDMVAHMRRASRYGVVINDIHRHPVSYTAVWLTTRMISRNRYIRHDGPLSVAKGFTDKDWQELKHKLQAEAMTYTWKPLFRYSVVIPKQVSSR
- a CDS encoding NAD(P)/FAD-dependent oxidoreductase, whose product is MMKQADVIVAGAGIAGSSSALQLARLGHRTILLDRHEFPRHKTCGEFMSPETQEMLEVLGINLTSRTPAPGVMDRARIILPHGGEIGAPLPGNATGISRYELDRILHEKAQSAGAEIVTKAVITGIRKLDNNNYEVDTRQGDSKVSYQARAVIGAYGTKKPRGIAPAAEDTRDDTVYIGIKSHYRGITIPRQVELYFCEGGYIGISPIEEGKVNVAALLTLDSVQGSGKSVQEILQTAAGGNPRLAVRLAEGTAVPGTQVSIAPVRLSDTPEPWSEFPHIGDAMLMIPPLCGDGMSIALRSALICSGWTDRYLKGMISYEEWQTGYSAEAEMTFTRLLRQARRIQRLAFARTNRLYPGLARIFPGLARYVVKATRLPETGMTR
- a CDS encoding DUF817 domain-containing protein — encoded protein: MFKIRNSITQLLHFGYHQAMSCIFPVAIFGTLALSGIIDLPFIHRYDAILLILLAVQYLMYRSGLETLDEIKVICVFHIIGLLLEIYKVSMGSWAYPEPGFSKIFGVPLYSGFMYASVASFMCQIWRRLKMDMTGWPGIVPAGLLGGAIYLNFFTHHFIPDFRWWLKGLVLLVFWRTWIIYRVRNVTYRMPLTLAFVIVGFFIWLAENIATFFNAWKYPDQHQAWQMVGFGKISSWFLLVIISVIIVAQLKHVKAGRGS
- a CDS encoding putative bifunctional diguanylate cyclase/phosphodiesterase; translation: MLLMISFSMFFLGGFFANMVDLEDAVYVLVYVKYISVFITMMLSIYMLYSISKVSIQRKLKHMLCLMPLLGILPVVSSAPESLVTISPGPYWRHEQLAPELLAAIFVITGYTFMLMLLFIGSGTRQGARRKWQPKELQRMEWIKKGLLFSLLWALFWAVVSAISDAFSPGSLLGELPYDTLPAYCIMIWGFFIRYAVVRFDFLASPGRRYELLFALSKQGIALINDKGIAVEMNSAFRTMFGIMLLEPQERINVMRFLPQEHKARLKEVFDKSFASQTPMHAEMEMINYAGEQMFVEFDSDYLEINGQLFCYLVTREITDKKHTELRLQKLAYQDNLTGLGNRLFFMEKLEAVLSEMEDRGGPVAVLLLDLDQFKWINDTLGHAAGDMLLQHVGKQLEEALPQTSVVARLGGDEFAVTMPVADTGEAFSFAKVLLSALQQPNNVLGKSYTLSASIGISIAPDDGSTGGLLLSNSDTAMYAAKQAGRNQYSKYTPELKAMAERNLSLVNGLGSALTNNEFSLHYQPQVDIRTNKIMGVEALLRWSSPELGAVSPAQFIPIAEETGMITAIGDWVLNDAFRQARLWIDQGHTGIKVSVNLSAHQLKEPLFAANIDKLLKHYKLPAHNICLEITESTAIFDPQKSLEICEELVELGVVLAIDDFGTGYSSLNMLNRFPFGYIKIDRSLVQNITTQPKDAAVIQTMIELSGRLDMQVIAEGVETPEQLSLLKALGCHKVQGYLCGRPMPAGQITDTLSEDLIQA
- a CDS encoding hemolysin family protein, with protein sequence MDGVITINLIMVAIFIGLTAFFVGAEFAILKVRMSRIDQLISEGNKKAITAKKVAHDLDYYLSACQLGITITALVLGALGEPTVERILHPLFDQMGVPAALSTLLSYLIALSIITFLHVVIGELAPKTLAIQYAEKMTLLLAPPLFWFGKITYPFITALNGSARLLLRIFGVKPAGHETVHSEEELKWIVDQSYESGEINKTELVYLNNIFAFDERTLGEIIVPVSNVVTLQAGMSVEQLIEVLGVHDYTRYPVIAADGSGRYSGYVNTKEMLTSIAAGRATNWQSYIHDIPKFPATKNLRDVLLRMQQTRVHMAAVTDAAGAITGIVTMEDLLEEIVGDIRDESLNVSPSLN